The following are encoded in a window of Scophthalmus maximus strain ysfricsl-2021 chromosome 6, ASM2237912v1, whole genome shotgun sequence genomic DNA:
- the apof gene encoding uncharacterized protein apof: MMFSKLKWLIVIQLLLNEQTLCRVPPPRTQGNTLLLKTDRHGEVEETDKQDHQTFLGSHLQLRFSSAEKTDTVSVAAHKEERVQSAKLMVSGLRAKLQGQIQDHLHSQGNISCEELLSASTGDDSLSSMFPQELLGLSLVPVLAVAGCPKQAQTLVLKLYDLLGVADTEELLMELQGLIVRRLSKSASTPAPAPATSLTERDQAGRHIEAVMFNIQQLVMVGEETTKQEGRCDGWTRVNGTMLVGTGVERATGGLEEAVDSCERLGVLCAGVTSSGLLTPGMYRAVLKKGSRIMPSDSAGSECWIRQCSAEEYISIPAAPGRRMKRSPEGSCINKREERVYNVVEWIPAVSTLYNLGTAVYYASVNCSETAKERAILSAVDLGTDALMVATGGTAGVAGYALGAGVKTGVKAGVRFLLNSMKQEDDVLVNQFSWEEGVITIQ; this comes from the coding sequence ATGATGTTCTCCAAGTTGAAGTGGCTGATTGTGATCCAGCTCCTGCTGAATGAACAGACTCTGTGCAGGGTCCCACCGCCTCGGACTCAGGGGAACACTCTGCTCCTAAAAACTGACCGCCACGGAGAGGTGGAAGAAACTGACAAACAGGATCATCAGACTTTCCTGGGATCACATCTCCAGCTCAGATTCTCGTCTGCTGAAAAGACTGATACTGTATCAGTGGCTGCACATAAAGAGGAGAGAGTCCAGTCTGCCAAACTTATGGTATCAGGCCTCAGGGCGAAGCTTCAGGGGCAGATTCAAGATCATCTCCATAGTCAAGGGAACATCAGCTGTGAGGAGCTTCTGTCTGCCAGCACCGGGGACGACTCTTTGTCCTCCATGTTCCCCCAGGAGCTGCTGGGTCTCTCTCTAGTGCCTGTGTTGGCAGTGGCAGGATGCCCAAAGCAGGCACAGACCCTGGTGCTGAAGCTGTATGACCTGCTGGGAGTGGCAGACACGGAGGAGCTCCTGATGGAGCTGCAAGGTCTCATAGTGCGGAGGTTGAGCAAGTCAGCATCTACACCAGCACCTGCACCAGCAACATCGTTGACAGAGAGAGATCAAGCAGGGCGCCACATAGAGGCCGTGATGTTCAACATCCAGCAGCTGGTGATGGTGGGAGAAGAAACCACCAAGCAGGAGGGACGTTGTGACGGTTGGACCAGGGTGAACGGAACCATGCTGGTGGGGACAGGTGTGGAGCGAGCCACAGGTGGACTGGAGGAGGCAGTGGACAGCTGTGAGCGACTGGGAGTCCTGTGTGCCGGTGTGACCAGCAGTGGACTGCTCACACCTGGCATGTACCGGGCAGTGCTGAAGAAAGGCAGCCGTATCATGCCATCGGACTCCGCAGGGTCTGAGTGCTGGATCCGTCAGTGCAGTGCGGAGGAATATATTTCCATCCCTGCTGCTCCAGGTCGACGGATGAAGCGCAGCCCCGAGGGGAGCTGCATAAACAAGCGCGAGGAGCGTGTGTACAACGTGGTGGAGTGGATCCCTGCAGTCAGCACCCTCTACAACCTGGGCACAGCCGTGTATTATGCCTCAGTCAACTGCTCTGAAACAGCCAAGGAGCGAGCCATCCTCAGTGCGGTTGACCTGGGCACAGACGCCCTCATGGTTGCCACAGGGGGGACTGCCGGGGTGGCAGGTTATGCTCTGGGTGCTGGGGTGAAGACGGGCGTGAAAGCCGGGGTCAGGTTCCTCCTCAACTCCATGAAGCAGGAAGACGACGTGCTGGTGAACCAGTTCAGTTGGGAGGAGGGTGTCATCACCATCCAGTAG